The following are encoded in a window of Dromaius novaehollandiae isolate bDroNov1 chromosome 11, bDroNov1.hap1, whole genome shotgun sequence genomic DNA:
- the LOC112987767 gene encoding uncharacterized protein LOC112987767 isoform X1, with the protein MLSCWHCMSFGSILLLLGENLALIAEIPQDSVNGTVGQSVLLPVSYKLSSSSHFPLPFYWTFSNRSEQIVTCTVLNCSLSAEGAPKHCSAKHFPHAAYQGRVVLFPENASLLLRDLQLRDSGVYSVTFKQQIQTWRITLTVYNPHCSLKNPDHNDPRKEISSQISTYIIGVSSCLISFLLLFLLFCCIWHLGAVQQKKTRITGQQEVSNAEESPMESTMMRDIATVYARVGDNFEQPQLRATPEVVYMSATFSDPPGPDWPLSSCAATAELPEVGALNFAKDSPVSKWRRCFCH; encoded by the exons ATGTTGTCTTGCTGGCACTGCATGAGCTTTGGCTCCATTCTTCTGCTCCTCG GAGAAAACCTGGCTTTGATCGCTGAAATCCCTCAGGATTCGGTCAATGGCACTGTGGGCCAGTCCGTGCTCCTGCCCGTCTCCTACAAACTCAGCAGCTCCTCTCACTTCCCACTGCCATTTTACTGGACATTCAGTAACCGCTCTGAGCAAATTGTCACCTGCACGGTGCTGAACTGCTCCCTGAGTGCTGAGGGGGCTCCCAAGCACTGCTCTGCAAAACATTTCCCACACGCCGCATACCAAGGTCGTGTTGTGCTTTTCCCTGAGAACGCATCCCTGCTGCTCCGGGACCTGCAGCTCAGGGACAGCGGGGTCTACAGCGTCACCTTCAAACAGCAGATCCAAACCTGGCGCATCACCTTAACTGTGTACAACCCTCATTGCAGCCTTAAAAATCCAG ACCATAATGACCCAAGAAAGGAAATTTCAAGCCAGATCTCTACCTACATAATTGGAGTTTCTTCTTGTTTAATCTCCTTCCTTCTGCTattcctgctcttctgctgcataTGGCACCTGG GTGCAGttcaacagaagaaaacaagaatcaCTGGACAACAAGag GTCTCAAATGCTGAGGAGTCTCCCATGGAAAGCACCATGATGAGGGATATAGCAACTGTTTATGCCAGAGTTGGAGACAACTTTGAACAGCCACAGCTGAGAGCAACACCAGAGGTTGTGTACATGTCCGCAACCTTCTCTGATCCACCAGGACCAGATTGGCCACTGTCGTCTTGTGCAGCGACTGCGGAGCTGCCTGAAGTGGGAGCCTTGAACTTCGCTAAAGATAGTCCTGTTTCAAAGTGGAGAAGATGTTTTTGTCACTGA
- the LOC112987767 gene encoding uncharacterized protein LOC112987767 isoform X2: protein MPAPREGENLALIAEIPQDSVNGTVGQSVLLPVSYKLSSSSHFPLPFYWTFSNRSEQIVTCTVLNCSLSAEGAPKHCSAKHFPHAAYQGRVVLFPENASLLLRDLQLRDSGVYSVTFKQQIQTWRITLTVYNPHCSLKNPDHNDPRKEISSQISTYIIGVSSCLISFLLLFLLFCCIWHLGAVQQKKTRITGQQEVSNAEESPMESTMMRDIATVYARVGDNFEQPQLRATPEVVYMSATFSDPPGPDWPLSSCAATAELPEVGALNFAKDSPVSKWRRCFCH from the exons ATGCCTGCCCCCAGGGAAG GAGAAAACCTGGCTTTGATCGCTGAAATCCCTCAGGATTCGGTCAATGGCACTGTGGGCCAGTCCGTGCTCCTGCCCGTCTCCTACAAACTCAGCAGCTCCTCTCACTTCCCACTGCCATTTTACTGGACATTCAGTAACCGCTCTGAGCAAATTGTCACCTGCACGGTGCTGAACTGCTCCCTGAGTGCTGAGGGGGCTCCCAAGCACTGCTCTGCAAAACATTTCCCACACGCCGCATACCAAGGTCGTGTTGTGCTTTTCCCTGAGAACGCATCCCTGCTGCTCCGGGACCTGCAGCTCAGGGACAGCGGGGTCTACAGCGTCACCTTCAAACAGCAGATCCAAACCTGGCGCATCACCTTAACTGTGTACAACCCTCATTGCAGCCTTAAAAATCCAG ACCATAATGACCCAAGAAAGGAAATTTCAAGCCAGATCTCTACCTACATAATTGGAGTTTCTTCTTGTTTAATCTCCTTCCTTCTGCTattcctgctcttctgctgcataTGGCACCTGG GTGCAGttcaacagaagaaaacaagaatcaCTGGACAACAAGag GTCTCAAATGCTGAGGAGTCTCCCATGGAAAGCACCATGATGAGGGATATAGCAACTGTTTATGCCAGAGTTGGAGACAACTTTGAACAGCCACAGCTGAGAGCAACACCAGAGGTTGTGTACATGTCCGCAACCTTCTCTGATCCACCAGGACCAGATTGGCCACTGTCGTCTTGTGCAGCGACTGCGGAGCTGCCTGAAGTGGGAGCCTTGAACTTCGCTAAAGATAGTCCTGTTTCAAAGTGGAGAAGATGTTTTTGTCACTGA